From the Candidatus Omnitrophota bacterium genome, the window TACAACGGCAGCCCGGAAGAAACGGTTAATCAATACCGCCGTCTGGTGGCTACAGAAAGATTCTCCATCGGGCCAATAAAGCCTGCGCAGAAACTAGTAACAAATACCAAAAAATGGGCAGATGATGTTTCCAATTGGGGCAAGAAACTTGGCGCGAAAGAAATAGTGATAGATTCGGTTATGCTACTAAACAGAATCGGTTTCCGGACAAACTGGATAAAAAGCGGTGACCCCCTAAGAGTAAATGTAAAGTTTACCGTAAAAGACAACATAAAAGAACCCCACTTTGGCGTAGCAATATTCAGAGAAGACGGAGTTTACTGTTATGGCCCGAATACTGAATTTGATAATTTCCACATCCCTGAATTAAAAAAAGGCAAGGGATGGTTTGAGTTACGTTTAAAGCGGGTATTACTAGCGCCGGGCATTTATCGCATTTCCGTAGCTATATGGGATCAACATGAAACGCTGGCATTTGATTATCATAGCGGATATTACAAACTGGAAATAAGAGGAAAAAATCAGTATAATAATCTCCTGGATTTTTCCTTTCGCTCTACCCCTGCCGCATGCTTTAGGCATCCTAATGTAAAAACGCTTGATAATAAATGGGGTAAAATTCATGAAAACAGCCCTATAAGGATTTCTGAAATAAAGTTATTCGCGGCATCAGGGGAAGAAAAAGACGTTTTCTATACCAATGAGCCATTTAGATTAGAAAGTGCTCTCTTGGGTGAAGTTATAAAAAAAGACCTTTACCAATGGATAGGCATATACCGTGAAGATGGAGTATATTGTCAGGGGATGGTGATGCCGCTGCGAAAGCATAAAAACTTTAGTATTTGCATGGATGAGCTACCATTATTGCCTGGCAAATACGCAGTTTCGTGGGGCATCTGGGACAAAAACCAAGATGAATTTTTATTTTTTGACCATGGCAGGCGCTCTTTTTGCGTGGTTTCTGAAAAAGAAGACCACGGCACAGTCTTCTTAAAACATAAGTGGCATTGGAGGGTAAGTGAATAAAAGAAAAAAAACGCATCCCTTTGTCAGCATTATTATAGTTAATCTCAATGGGGAAAAATACCTAAAAGACTGTTTGGGCTCGCTTTTAAATATGAAATATCCTAGCGATAAATTTGAAATTATTCTAGTAGACAATGGCTCAACCGATGACTCATTGGAGTATACCCGCAAAGAATTTTCTGTAGTGAAAATAATCAAAAATAATGAAAATAATTACGCCAAGGCGAATAACCTTGGAATAAAACAATCTAAGGGCGAGTATGTTGCCTTGCTTAATAATGACACAAAGGTAGAAGAAAATTGGTTGATAGAACTACTTAAAGTCATTGAATCGGATAATAAAATCGGGGCAGTTGGAACTAAATTATTGCTTCCGGATGGCAAAATTCAGAATGCCGGCCACATC encodes:
- a CDS encoding ABC transporter ATP-binding protein, translated to MRRTKIKSMTTSLTEKKQDGSETAIAVEVTGVSKKFPMLKLLNREAENSREGFWALKDISFEVLRSQIFGVIGRNGAGKTTLLNVIAGILSPTEGKVKTKGRVLSLFNLGVGFQDELSGRENIFLNGAILGATRKELEDKLKAIIDFSEIEEFIHMPLGTYSQGMRLRLAFGIVANLDFDVLLVDEVLAVGDILFQNKCFQRLVDLRREGKTLVITTQGMELIERLCDRAILLDHGCLLYNGSPEETVNQYRRLVATERFSIGPIKPAQKLVTNTKKWADDVSNWGKKLGAKEIVIDSVMLLNRIGFRTNWIKSGDPLRVNVKFTVKDNIKEPHFGVAIFREDGVYCYGPNTEFDNFHIPELKKGKGWFELRLKRVLLAPGIYRISVAIWDQHETLAFDYHSGYYKLEIRGKNQYNNLLDFSFRSTPAACFRHPNVKTLDNKWGKIHENSPIRISEIKLFAASGEEKDVFYTNEPFRLESALLGEVIKKDLYQWIGIYREDGVYCQGMVMPLRKHKNFSICMDELPLLPGKYAVSWGIWDKNQDEFLFFDHGRRSFCVVSEKEDHGTVFLKHKWHWRVSE